The following proteins are co-located in the Paraburkholderia phytofirmans PsJN genome:
- a CDS encoding type II and III secretion system protein family protein yields the protein MTERICVFRKAACLGLALLAVSAATDAAGPAQRAQAAPAAQPHQAAFAPPAQGIDLTVGAQRQIAVGHTLQRVAIGDPSVADVLIIKGDKRGGVLLVGKAAGTTNLMLWSRDRDAPLQYTVNVTTPAAASLLGADTPAVKVLGGTAIVSGTSATMEAHQRAVVAAEGSLGKDGAVFDTSTVASRAVVQVDVRVVEFSRSVLKEVGFNFFKQNNGFTFGSFAPSALSSVSATAGQAPSLTGVTPISSAFNLIFNSATHGLFANLSLLESNNLARVLAEPTLVALSGQSASFLAGGEVPIPVPQALGSTSIEFKPYGVGLTLTPTVLSPQRIALKVAPEASQLDFANAVTISGVSVPAFTTRRADTTVELGDGESFVIGGLIDRETASNVSKVPLLGDLPVIGTFFKQLNYQQNEKELVIIVTPHLVSPLARGATLPSTPGEQSEQRNGPVWRSLIGGVAARDASPGFSK from the coding sequence ATGACAGAACGGATTTGTGTTTTCAGGAAGGCGGCGTGTCTCGGCCTGGCTTTGCTGGCCGTATCGGCGGCGACGGATGCGGCCGGTCCGGCGCAGCGGGCGCAAGCCGCGCCGGCGGCCCAGCCGCATCAGGCCGCGTTTGCCCCGCCCGCGCAAGGCATCGACCTGACGGTCGGCGCGCAGCGGCAGATTGCTGTCGGCCACACGCTGCAGCGTGTCGCGATCGGCGATCCGTCGGTGGCCGACGTGCTGATCATCAAGGGCGACAAGCGCGGCGGCGTGCTGCTGGTCGGCAAGGCCGCCGGCACCACCAACCTGATGCTGTGGTCACGCGATCGTGACGCGCCGCTGCAATACACCGTCAACGTGACCACGCCGGCGGCCGCCTCGCTGCTCGGGGCCGATACGCCGGCCGTCAAGGTCCTCGGCGGCACGGCGATCGTGTCCGGCACGTCGGCGACCATGGAGGCGCACCAGCGCGCCGTGGTCGCGGCGGAGGGCTCGCTCGGCAAGGACGGTGCGGTATTCGACACGTCGACGGTCGCCAGCCGCGCGGTCGTGCAGGTAGATGTGCGGGTCGTCGAGTTCAGCCGTTCGGTGCTCAAGGAAGTGGGCTTCAACTTCTTCAAGCAGAACAACGGCTTCACGTTCGGTTCGTTCGCGCCGTCGGCGTTGAGCTCGGTATCGGCGACGGCGGGACAGGCGCCGAGCCTGACGGGTGTGACGCCGATCTCGTCGGCGTTCAATCTGATCTTCAACTCCGCGACGCACGGCCTGTTCGCCAACCTGAGCCTGCTGGAAAGCAACAACCTCGCGCGCGTCCTGGCCGAGCCGACGCTCGTGGCCTTGTCCGGCCAGAGCGCCAGTTTCCTTGCCGGCGGCGAGGTGCCGATTCCGGTGCCGCAGGCGCTCGGTTCGACGTCGATCGAATTCAAGCCGTATGGCGTGGGGCTCACGCTCACGCCGACCGTGCTGAGCCCGCAGCGCATCGCACTGAAAGTCGCACCGGAGGCGAGCCAGCTGGACTTTGCCAACGCGGTGACGATCAGCGGCGTGTCGGTGCCCGCGTTCACCACGCGGCGTGCCGACACCACCGTCGAACTCGGCGACGGCGAGAGTTTCGTGATCGGCGGGCTGATCGATCGCGAGACGGCGTCGAATGTCTCGAAGGTGCCGTTGCTCGGCGATCTGCCGGTGATCGGCACGTTCTTCAAGCAGTTGAACTATCAGCAGAACGAGAAGGAGCTGGTGATCATCGTGACGCCGCATCTGGTCTCGCCGCTCGCCAGGGGCGCGACCTTGCCGTCGACGCCGGGCGAGCAGTCCGAGCAGCGCAACGGGCCGGTGTGGCGTTCGCTGATCGGCGGCGTGGCGGCACGCGATGCGTCGCCGGGATTTTCGAAGTGA